The following proteins come from a genomic window of Carassius gibelio isolate Cgi1373 ecotype wild population from Czech Republic chromosome B8, carGib1.2-hapl.c, whole genome shotgun sequence:
- the acer1 gene encoding alkaline ceramidase 1, giving the protein MERAAVDAFWRGIPSFPSIDKMASVFAYESSQIDWCEDNYRNSENVVEYFNTMSSLIFFVIAPIMLYLLHPYAKERNLAVHLVWIMMVFVGIFSMYFHMTLSFMGQMLDELSILWVLALCYSLWFPRKHFPSFIKDRKSFSHMVLIITVISSLSSFVKPTANAYALNCFTIHILYFLFVELRNCTDQKVLRLAWSSVGLWVLAISCWISDRFGCSFWQKLDFCYLHGIWHILIVMATAYASTLVAYLDASLEIPYSLPDLQYWPQNKWSIGLPYIALKGSTKTRKIC; this is encoded by the exons ATGGAGCGCGCCGCTGTGGATGCGTTTTGGAGAG GGATCCCGTCATTTCCATCCATTGACAAAATGGCAAGTGTGTTTGCCTACGAGAGCTCTCAAATTGACTGGTGTGAGGACAACTACAGAAATTCAGAGAATGTTGTGGAATATTTTAACACG ATGAGCAGTTTGATATTCTTTGTGATCGCACCCATAATGCTTTACTTGCTACACCCATATGCCAAGGAAAGAAACCTGGCTGTCCACCTGGTCTGGATCATGATGGTCTTTGTAG GTATCTTCTCCATGTATTTTCACATGACTCTGAGTTTTATGGGCCAGATGCTTGATGAGCTTTCAATCCTGTGGGTCTTGGCTCTTTGTTACTCCCTGTGGTTCCCACGCAAACACTTCCCCTCTTTTATTAAGGACAG GAAATCCTTCAGTCATATGGTCCTGATCATCACTGTCATAAGCTCTCTGTCCTCTTTTGTCAAACCTACAGCCAATGCCTACGCTCTCAACTGCTTCACCATCCATATCCTCTACTTTCTGTTTGTGGAATTAAGGAA TTGCACAGATCAGAAAGTGCTGCGTCTGGCCTGGTCGTCCGTTGGCCTGTGGGTTCTGGCCATCTCCTGCTGGATTAGCGATCGCTTTGGCTGCAGCTTCTGGCAGAAACTGGACTTCTGTTATCTGCACGGTATCTG GCATATTCTGATTGTGATGGCCACCGCTTATGCTAGTACTCTGGTGGCTTACCTGGACGCTAGTCTGGAGATCCCTTATTCCCTACCTGACCTGCAGTACTGGCCACAGAATAAATGGTCCATTGGGCTTCCTTACATAGCCCTCAAAGGCAGCACAAAGACACGGAAAATATGCTAG